The Mugil cephalus isolate CIBA_MC_2020 chromosome 11, CIBA_Mcephalus_1.1, whole genome shotgun sequence genome includes a window with the following:
- the irx4a gene encoding iroquois-class homeodomain protein IRX-4a — protein sequence MSYPQFGYPYSSAPQFLMTTNSLTTCCESTGRSIADSGVAASGQTPVYCPVYESRLLATARHELSSAAALGVYGSPYTGGQGYGNYVTYGTDASAFYSLGTFDTKDATASAHAGITQATAYYPYDPTLGQYQYDRYGSMDGGTRRKNATRETTSTLKAWLQEHRKNPYPTKGEKIMLAIITKMTLTQVSTWFANARRRLKKENKMTWPPRNKGSEEKRYEDDEDGSQEEQIKSENNDDETRSRADKDLQLSDLDDFDTLESENSECELKHRYHMNTHMSTTTPDCPAEHLIKDASLKISIPVSLGGEQDLSKSCLKTSPEDFQPDSRQQAKACYNQQQQQQQQGHQILDGKPRIWSLAQTATSLNQTEYPSCMLRCQPPPSSLTPSPAATSPVTGLDNRQDSPVTTLRNWVDGVFHDPLFRHSTLSQALTNTTVSWTTNTKGAILEAERGSAALQQHQDKDSAMSFPKTINKLFCS from the exons ATGTCATATCCACAATTTGGATATCCCTACTCGTCTGCTCCGCAA TTCCTGATGACCACCAACTCTCTGACCACTTGCTGCGAGTCCACCGGCAGATCCATTGCCGACTCCGGAGTAGCGGCGTCCGGACAGACACCAGTCTACTGCCCCGTGTACGAGAGCCGGCTGCTGGCCACGGCGAGGCACGAACTCAGCTCAGCCGCCGCGCTGGGCGTGTACGGGAGCCCCTACACCGGCGGTCAAGGCTATGGGAATTACGTTACATACGGCACGGACGCCTCGGCTTTCTACTCGCTG GGTACATTTGACACTAAAGATGCCACAGCTTCTGCGCATGCGGGGATAACACAGGCGACAGCCTACTACCCTTACGATCCTACTCTGGGACAGTATCAATATGACAG ATATGGCTCCATGGACGGGGGAACCAGGCGGAAGAATGCCACGCGTGAGACGACCAGCACGCTGAAggcctggctgcaggagcaccgGAAGAACCCGTACCCGACCAAAGGGGAGAAGATCATGCTGGCCATCATCACCAAGATGACCCTGACGCAGGTCTCCACCTGGTTCGCCAACGCCAGGAGGAGGCTCAAGAAGGAGAACAAGATGACGTGGCCGCCCAGAAACAAGGGCTCAGAGGAGAAAAGATACGAGGACGACGAGGATGGGTCTCAGGAGGAGCAGATAAAAAGCGAGAATAATGATGATG AGACCAGAAGTCGGGCTGATAAGGACCTCCAGTTGAGCGACTTGGACGATTTCGACACGTTGGAGTCTGAGAACTCGGAGTGTGAGCTGAAGCACCGATACCACATGAACACGCACATGTCAACGACGACGCCAGACTGCCCCGCCGAACACCTCATCAAAGACGCGTCTCTGAAAATCTCCATCCCGGTTTCTCTCGGAGGGGAGCAGGACTTGAGCAAAAGTTGTCTCAAAACGAGCCCAGAGGACTTCCAGCCGGACAGCAGGCAGCAGGCAAAGGCGTGCtataatcagcagcagcagcagcagcagcaagggCACCAGATATTAGACGGCAAACCTCGGATCTGGTCCTTGGCCCAGACCGCGACGTCCTTAAACCAGACTGAGTACCCATCCTGTATGCTGAGGTGCCAGCCGCcgccctcctccctcaccccgTCCCCCGCCGCTACCTCACCCGTAACTGGCCTTGACAACAGGCAGGACTCGCCGGTCACGACCCTGAGAAACTGGGTGGACGGGGTTTTCCACGACCCCCTGTTCAGGCACAGCACTTTGAGCCAGGCTCTGACCAACACCACCGTCTCTTGGACCACGAACACCAAAGGCGCCATTCTGGAGGCTGAGAGGGGCTCGGCGGCCTTGCAGCAGcaccaagacaaagacagtgCCATGAGTTTCCCAAAAACTATCAACAAACTTTTCTGCTCCTAA